The Lycorma delicatula isolate Av1 chromosome 8, ASM4794821v1, whole genome shotgun sequence DNA segment aatacaaataaacaaacaaatgatACTTTTCTTGTGAATGATGAGAGAGTTCCATCAAATacaaatattgaagaaattagTATGGTTTCTAATGTAATAAAAGTGGaaacagaaaatttacaaaaaacttctGATGAATCTGAAGAATtatcagaaaatttacaaaaagatattgataaaaatcataaggacaataaattaaatttaacacaaGATCAAAATGAAacagaatcaataaaaaaatggcaagaTGCAATGAAAACAAAATGGTTGCAAAGTATTTTAATTGAGGCTGAaccaaatacagaaataaatcatCAGATTACAATAAATGGTTgtacactaaaaaataattcaagtgaaaatgtagaaaataaattgttacttgAAAAGATTTCAGAagttataattgaaaaaacacaattaaatgataatgaaaaatctttttctgaagaacatcatagtaacataaaaaatgttaaaaatgatattGTATCTGATGATATTGTACCCGAAGATATTACTGCAATGtcaaataaacatgaaaatattccaaaattaattGTTACCCCTAAACATTTATCAGACACTTTAGAGAAATTACATAGTTCGCAAACATCTAGccaagaaagtttatataataatagaaacttaattttttcaagtgttaatttaaatgattcatccAATAATAAGAGGGATGTAAAATCtgataaagatataaaaactgaaataagaaaagataatagtaaaaatggatgtaataaattagatattaataaagaAGAACAATTAAATTCTACTAGGAGTAGCAGACATTCATCTATTACAGATTCTTTACAAGAATTTGAAACTGCAATATACGATATGTTACAACAATCGGCTAAAGATAATATCAGCGATGAAGATGATAGTTTAATTATGATTCattctaaaaataacaatactaataaaaatattgtaaataattctaaagtTGAAACAGCACAGAATTGCTGAACAttgtcataaatttataaataataatattttttgtataaacattCATACCAaagtaatcaataatttaaaaataagactagttataattttattatttatgaataagatTTTCGTTAAAAATATGATACTGAACTCAATATTAGCACTAATTACTCTTCATTTcagtcattatttttaagttttgtaatttattttgtcatttatttttgcatatatatacaatattcatttcagttattactttataattatacatGTATCATTTTAGTTAAACTGTAACATTCTACAATATTTTGAGATCAGAAATTATCCTGATAACCATCTAGACAACAGAAAAATAGATAACTGATTATCTTTATTTCTGGATATCTTTAAGTATATGCTTTAATTTgagtaaggaaaatttttttttttttttactgtttactttttttattttttttggaagcatgaaaatagtttatattaatatttttacgtgcaatttaaattttttgagttcAGATTCAGGATCAGCTCTCAGTTTTCTCCAAAAATTAAGTTGTCACTTGTTTGTTCCAAGATTTgaaatttctcaataaattttgaCTCCTCTAACAATATTCTCTTTACGTCTgacataaaatgatattttcataaacTGGATTGAGCATAGAAAAAATTGTTCTTGAGAACATAAAAAAGATTGATTGATTTGTATAAAAgactatatgtatttttttttacatgagattTCTTGAGAAACCTCATGTAAAAAATATTGCTGGTCTTTTTATTTAAACcttctcataaattttttttgatagattgcaatttttattatcaagactcaaaaaaattttgaacattgaatctacatttaaaaattaaaccaattcaCTCCTTAGACAGCTGCTCATTTAAATATAGTTacatctaatatataaatatatatatatatatatatatatatatatatatattatatattatacccTGAAAATTGAATGCAACATTTTTATTCAGCCTATAACTAATTAGAAATAATGCTTAAGAAAAGAAAGGGCAAAATGTATTATGAgccaaataattcaaattttgtccaggtaagtttaattttactataataaatcatGGTTTCCTTGATACACAaaagaattaacattaaaaagaaagaatgtaaGTGGCAATAGTAGTACAGACAAAATTTGTCTATACGgagaatttagaataaatattttaaataaaatcttttaaaataaatctatttatattttattatatttattttatctatttatatattactatatttttagatTTGGGAAGGATGTTATGTTGGTTTCGACTTTTGGTAACACTCTTGCTGTACTAATGAACAggagataaattttcatttcataaatgaaaaaaatatttttattaaaaatattttgtttatacatcTAACTATAGTTTCAAAGTAGTTATTTAGTCATGCTTTTAATGAATGAGATGGGTGACGGGGAGGGGGAGAGGGTGTGAGAGAGAGTAAAAGGGAGATGGGGGAGAGAAAGGGAGAGAAAAATGGAGATGGGGGAGAGAAAGGGAGATGGGGAGAGAGAAAGGGAGATGGGGGAGAGAGAAAGGGGATGGGGGAGAGAGAAAGGGAGATGGGGGAGAGAGAAAGGGAGATGGGGGAGAGAGAAAGGGTGATGGGGGAGAGAGAAAGGGAGATGGGGGAGAGAGAAAGGGAGATGGGGGAGAGAGAAAGGGAGACGGGGGAGAGAGAAAGGGAGATGGGAGAGAGAAAGGGAGATGGGGGAGAGAAAGGGAGATGGGGGAGAGAGAAAGGGAGATGGGGGAGAGAGAAAGGGAGATGGGGGAGAGAGAAAGGGAGATGGGGGAGAGAGAAAGGGAGATGGGGGGAGAGAGAAAGGGTGATGGGGAAGAGAAAGGGAGAGAGAAAGGGAGAGAGAAAGGGAGAGAGAAAGGGAGAGAGAAAGGGAGATGGGGGAGAGAAAGGGAGAGAGAAAGGGAGATGGGGAAGAGAAAGGGAGATGGGGGAGAGAAAGGGAGAGAGAAAGGGAGATGGGGGTTAGAAAGGAAGAGAGGGCGATGGTGATGAAGGGGAAGAGGGAGTTGTGGGAGTGGGAGTTGTGGGAGTGGGAGTTGTGGGAGTGGGAGTTGTGGGAGTGGGAGTTGGGGGAGAGAGggagtttttagttattttaaaacaagtggTACTAATTAGTTTtgatcaattattaatttaaaacaaaattcaatagtgatgattcaattttattactgACCAACCACCACAAACAGGAATTGATACGAACatgtaaaattacaagaaataactttgttattggCTTGTACTTTATAATGATACATAATGCATCCAGGAATAAAATTCAGACAGATATTAGGGGAAGATCCTGGTAATACTTTaccaatcataattattattttgtattgttaaatAGGCTATAAGGGGTCCatatacaggaaaaaaaaattttattttatatcataaaaattaaagcacaTAACAACTAgcaatttctatataaaaatttgaaagatttctaattaaaattgtagaatgatgtaaaaatattttttttaaattttggtgagcaattttaatttaaaattggtcGAGATGACAGCTTtctgacaaaataaattaaagttttcaggCTTAATTATTTGGTTACCATTATAGATGCTCATTAGCATATAGAGATATATGTAAGCAAAACATCAACATCTATTAAACGTATGGCACTGGgttaatattgtacaaaatattaaacctAATGTATgttaataaagtacataaaatataacatttatcaaTATACTTGtacttcatatatacatatatttatgttttataagctaagtaaaatttttaataaatggtagCTTTATTTGTACATAACCTACGTATATTAACAATAACTAGTTAGCACTATAGAAgtgtaaaattactttgtaaattaGATATTAGctgttaaaagaaagaagaaaaaaaaatgttcaaaacaaacaagaattataacataaatagtgtattaaaaatatttgtttcaattatattttatatgttgatgcttataaaatatatatatatattataaaatattaatttgcgcTACCActgtaaatagttatattttattgttatttgtttaataaaatttgtttcaaatttattagcttcctttgttaatttatttattaatctattcttAAGACAGTGCATTTGTTTACAACCACATATATGTATACACTTAAAACACTCATACATAGAATACAACTACTcctaaaaacatgtataaatttcttattatattcaCTGAAAATTCAATGTGAATTTTTGTGAACTCAAGTACAGTACTTCCATCTGTATCATTTATCTGGGGTTTCTATGTTTAGCAATGAAAATCTCATGCTGAgttctacataatttaattttcttttcctttggtcTCATTTTTGTAGGACAGTGATGCTGCAATAATCTCCCTTTTTAATGACCTTCTTCATCAGTTTCTCTGAGTACCATTTCTAACttaaaaaagatgaataaaaaatattaagaagtcCATTAACTATTATGATAGTTTGGTTTAACTCTGAAAGAACTATATTGCTTCATAGATTTTAAAAAGCTATACAGTAGGCAAGAGCTATTCCAAAATTGacttctgataaaaataaataaattggttaaaaataaaatcagttatttgaATATTCTTAATCTTTCAGATTTCATTTTTCAGTCTATTCTGTTCAGTTCTATTCAGTCTATTCATATTGTCATGGATGAGGCTGAATAAACTAGCAGTAGAGTTTTTTGATGAGGGTCTACAAAAGCTGTGTAAATATGTGCCTGAGTATGACTAAAGGTACATAATACCTATgtatagaaataatttctttaattatctctTCACTTTTTCCCATTAGTTAGATGTCTAGGTAGATTATTGTAA contains these protein-coding regions:
- the LOC142329454 gene encoding uncharacterized protein LOC142329454 isoform X1 — its product is MGSVWCKPGEMRQQCSPKLNIHSLLARFSSQVCPRKCRYPQTSSCSRNKSRPRSTVLSQGKRPDISSPIAHPIPPPRKKRKCFQEISRSEEILCQQEVKTSPLRTSTSLPSVCNPIVINSKGTETKMPMASITEEITINTCSEVQTEFDSLPVSDVYFLKKEESSVTFSDETKKVNTSENYNEYLNTNKQTNDTFLVNDERVPSNTNIEEISMVSNVIKVETENLQKTSDESEELSENLQKDIDKNHKDNKLNLTQDQNETESIKKWQDAMKTKWLQSILIEAEPNTEINHQITINGCTLKNNSSENVENKLLLEKISEVIIEKTQLNDNEKSFSEEHHSNIKNVKNDIVSDDIVPEDITAMSNKHENIPKLIVTPKHLSDTLEKLHSSQTSSQESLYNNRNLIFSSVNLNDSSNNKRDVKSDKDIKTEIRKDNSKNGCNKLDINKEEQLNSTRSSRHSSITDSLQEFETAIYDMLQQSAKDNISDEDDSLIMIHSKNNNTNKNIVNNSKVETAQNC
- the LOC142329454 gene encoding uncharacterized protein LOC142329454 isoform X2, which translates into the protein MAERGDVEPIKKEEESTVLSQGKRPDISSPIAHPIPPPRKKRKCFQEISRSEEILCQQEVKTSPLRTSTSLPSVCNPIVINSKGTETKMPMASITEEITINTCSEVQTEFDSLPVSDVYFLKKEESSVTFSDETKKVNTSENYNEYLNTNKQTNDTFLVNDERVPSNTNIEEISMVSNVIKVETENLQKTSDESEELSENLQKDIDKNHKDNKLNLTQDQNETESIKKWQDAMKTKWLQSILIEAEPNTEINHQITINGCTLKNNSSENVENKLLLEKISEVIIEKTQLNDNEKSFSEEHHSNIKNVKNDIVSDDIVPEDITAMSNKHENIPKLIVTPKHLSDTLEKLHSSQTSSQESLYNNRNLIFSSVNLNDSSNNKRDVKSDKDIKTEIRKDNSKNGCNKLDINKEEQLNSTRSSRHSSITDSLQEFETAIYDMLQQSAKDNISDEDDSLIMIHSKNNNTNKNIVNNSKVETAQNC